The Tenacibaculum jejuense genome includes a window with the following:
- a CDS encoding type I restriction endonuclease, whose amino-acid sequence MEFINKLKDLSVRIDDLKDQIETEEATKTAFVLPFIALLGYDIFNPTEIVPEFTADIGLKKGEKVDYAILKNGSPILIIECKYWKEDLTTHNSQLFRYFHSSKSKFALLTNGIDYKFFTDLEETNKMDEKPFLEFTITKLKESIINEILKFHKTKFDIEQIASNASSLKYSKEIKKIFTSQLQNPDSDFVRFFSSRIYSGRQTEKVLDQFKDLVTKSMNQFISEKVNDRLQSALNKEDEKQIEEEKEPEIESKIITTEEEMQGFRIVVAILSRKLAVERIAFRDTQSYFGILLDDNNRKPLCRLHFNGKNKYLGVIDANKKETKYKIDIITDIYNHSTDLLKTYEYYEQFETETIS is encoded by the coding sequence ATGGAATTTATAAACAAACTAAAAGATCTATCAGTAAGGATTGATGATTTAAAAGATCAAATAGAAACAGAAGAGGCAACTAAAACAGCATTTGTATTACCATTTATTGCATTATTAGGGTATGATATTTTTAATCCTACAGAAATAGTTCCTGAATTTACTGCAGATATTGGACTTAAAAAAGGTGAAAAGGTAGACTATGCAATTTTAAAAAATGGGTCACCTATTTTAATAATAGAGTGTAAATATTGGAAAGAAGATTTAACTACACATAATTCTCAGTTATTTAGATATTTTCATAGTTCAAAATCAAAATTTGCTTTATTAACAAACGGTATAGATTATAAGTTTTTTACAGATTTAGAAGAAACGAATAAAATGGATGAAAAACCATTTTTAGAATTTACCATAACTAAATTAAAAGAATCTATAATCAATGAAATTTTAAAATTTCACAAAACAAAATTTGATATAGAACAAATTGCATCTAATGCAAGTTCTTTAAAATACTCAAAAGAAATAAAAAAGATATTTACGAGTCAACTACAAAATCCAGATTCTGATTTTGTGCGATTTTTCTCATCTCGAATTTACTCCGGAAGACAAACAGAAAAGGTATTAGATCAGTTTAAAGATTTAGTAACTAAATCTATGAATCAATTTATAAGTGAGAAAGTAAATGATAGATTACAAAGTGCATTAAATAAAGAGGATGAAAAACAAATAGAAGAAGAAAAAGAACCAGAAATTGAATCGAAAATAATAACTACTGAAGAAGAAATGCAAGGGTTTAGAATTGTAGTAGCTATTCTAAGTAGAAAGTTAGCTGTAGAAAGAATAGCATTCAGAGATACACAATCTTATTTTGGAATTCTTTTGGATGATAATAATAGAAAACCTTTATGCAGATTACATTTTAATGGTAAAAATAAATACTTGGGAGTTATAGATGCTAATAAAAAGGAAACAAAGTATAAAATAGATATAATTACAGATATCTACAATCATAGTACAGATTTACTTAAAACATACGAATATTATGAGCAGTTTGAGACAGAAACAATTAGTTAA
- a CDS encoding SH3 domain-containing protein, giving the protein MKKYIVLGFISPLLVSLFFFPKNETEIKMLPKYSSIKACYVSTDARCTGSSYCRACKNCSRCKYCNNGGSCGVCAERYTRKKTKKKTIKSYSIKPIVKQKKILFKNKIAQVKHNNTPLRSGADKSYYIILNLKEYEVLELIALENEWFKVKVIRTEAIGFVHSKNIIILN; this is encoded by the coding sequence ATGAAAAAGTATATAGTATTAGGTTTTATTTCTCCGCTTCTTGTTAGCCTGTTTTTCTTTCCCAAGAATGAAACAGAAATTAAAATGCTTCCAAAGTATTCAAGTATTAAAGCATGTTATGTTTCAACTGATGCTAGATGTACAGGATCTTCTTATTGCAGAGCTTGTAAAAACTGTAGTAGATGTAAGTATTGTAATAACGGAGGTTCGTGTGGTGTGTGTGCTGAAAGGTATACAAGAAAAAAAACAAAAAAGAAAACTATTAAGTCTTATTCAATCAAACCAATAGTAAAGCAAAAGAAAATACTTTTTAAAAATAAGATAGCTCAAGTAAAACATAATAATACTCCTTTAAGAAGTGGAGCAGATAAAAGTTATTATATCATTTTAAATCTAAAGGAATACGAAGTTCTAGAATTAATTGCTTTAGAAAATGAATGGTTTAAAGTAAAAGTAATACGAACAGAGGCTATAGGTTTTGTTCATTCTAAAAATATAATAATACTGAATTAG
- a CDS encoding DUF4236 domain-containing protein → MGFRYRKRIKLGKGVGLNISKSGITPSIRTKRGTISSRGYTIKTGVKGVSYRKTFTKNKPVGCLGILFLIVSVFTIFRIKK, encoded by the coding sequence ATGGGATTTAGATACCGTAAAAGAATAAAATTAGGAAAAGGAGTTGGACTTAATATTAGTAAATCTGGTATAACACCTAGTATAAGAACTAAAAGAGGAACAATTAGTTCTAGAGGGTATACAATTAAAACAGGTGTAAAAGGAGTTAGTTATCGTAAAACATTTACAAAAAATAAACCTGTGGGATGTTTAGGAATACTTTTTTTAATTGTTAGTGTTTTTACAATTTTTAGAATTAAAAAGTAG
- a CDS encoding ion transporter, producing the protein MRYKKLNIFLEKFIYSLIVLNVVCLILESFKVLRIDHQNLFETIEIFSIGVFTVEFFVRLIIAEKQENKSWRTYFFSGYGLLDLLSILPFYLPLIFPFDLRMLRVLRLLRIVRIFKLGRYSKSFKTINLILKETKPELLITAFIAFILIILSSTFIFYAENEAQPDKFSSIIEALWWSLGTLTTVGADVSPITPLGKFLSALIGVIGIGFVALPTGIISSALIDKVKQDRENCHECPHCGLRAKED; encoded by the coding sequence ATGAGATATAAGAAACTAAATATCTTCTTAGAAAAATTTATTTACAGTTTAATAGTACTCAACGTAGTTTGTTTGATTTTAGAGTCATTTAAAGTATTAAGAATAGATCATCAGAATCTTTTTGAAACTATAGAGATATTTTCAATAGGAGTTTTTACTGTTGAATTCTTTGTTAGGTTGATAATTGCTGAAAAACAAGAAAATAAAAGTTGGAGAACTTATTTTTTTTCAGGTTATGGTCTTCTAGATTTATTATCAATTCTTCCTTTTTATTTACCATTAATTTTTCCTTTTGATTTAAGAATGCTCAGAGTATTAAGATTATTGAGAATTGTTAGAATTTTTAAGTTAGGTAGATACTCAAAATCTTTTAAAACAATCAATCTAATATTAAAGGAAACAAAACCAGAACTATTAATTACAGCATTCATCGCTTTTATTTTAATAATCCTATCATCAACATTCATTTTTTATGCTGAAAATGAAGCACAACCAGATAAGTTTTCAAGTATAATAGAAGCACTTTGGTGGTCGCTTGGAACACTAACAACAGTTGGAGCAGATGTAAGTCCTATAACTCCTTTAGGAAAATTTCTAAGTGCATTAATAGGTGTTATAGGTATTGGCTTTGTTGCTTTACCAACTGGTATTATAAGTTCTGCTTTAATAGATAAAGTTAAACAAGATAGAGAAAACTGTCATGAATGTCCGCATTGCGGCTTAAGAGCTAAAGAAGATTGA
- a CDS encoding helix-turn-helix domain-containing protein — MFQKVLIAEDADLASSGVRKALEELEIKNIEFTQYCDEAFIKFKNAIRINEPFDLLISDLSFVGNYNEQRLNSGDELVREVKKEDPNLKTIMFSIEDRPFKVKQLCSDLELDGYVWKSNDALKDLKKAISLIKEENFFISPQLAHVLKSKESFEITSFDIFLLQHLADGLEQREISDELKKKGIKPSSTSSVEKRLKLLKENFNANNPTQLVAITKDFGLI, encoded by the coding sequence ATGTTTCAAAAAGTATTAATAGCAGAAGATGCCGATTTAGCTTCTAGTGGAGTCCGTAAAGCCTTAGAAGAATTAGAAATTAAAAATATAGAGTTTACACAATATTGTGACGAAGCTTTTATAAAATTTAAGAATGCAATTCGAATAAATGAACCGTTTGATTTACTAATTAGTGATTTATCATTTGTTGGTAACTATAACGAACAAAGATTAAATTCTGGAGACGAATTAGTAAGAGAAGTAAAAAAGGAAGATCCGAATTTAAAAACGATAATGTTTTCAATAGAAGATAGACCTTTTAAGGTAAAACAATTATGTAGTGATTTAGAATTAGACGGATATGTATGGAAATCAAATGATGCTTTAAAAGATCTTAAAAAAGCGATTTCATTAATAAAAGAAGAAAACTTTTTTATTTCACCTCAATTAGCTCACGTTCTTAAATCAAAAGAAAGTTTTGAAATTACTTCTTTTGACATTTTCTTACTTCAGCATTTAGCAGACGGTTTAGAACAAAGAGAAATAAGCGACGAATTAAAGAAAAAAGGAATTAAACCTTCTAGCACAAGTTCTGTAGAGAAAAGATTAAAATTGCTTAAAGAGAACTTTAATGCAAATAACCCTACTCAATTAGTTGCTATCACAAAAGATTTCGGATTGATTTAG
- a CDS encoding tetratricopeptide repeat-containing sensor histidine kinase, with protein MKGFWLNIIFVGLSFVSCTKDHKQNNNYKEFVKKIKTSFELGDELKTKFYLKEYLKTSLKDNNILYIGKAYNRLGLYYYWFNEIDSSYYFYDKAVPFFKKLKDNSRLSKVYSNMAIIESNFNDYTKSNSTSVKALNSLKGVNSKYLSNIYNNLGINLRNQGLYNEAIDYYKKAIKFSNKKKNIIEYKNNIAVAYKFQKKYTKSIKIYEELLKDTIGIPSIKARIIDNLGYTRWLKDSTLNILSSLVLAKKIRIKIKDNNGLIASYAHLSDYFKNINSQKSLDFAYKMLEISNKEKRSNDIVEAYDKIISLEVDSIALATSLKRNKLKDFIYAKKDKAQNKYALIKYESQEFEKKAIQSEKQKQLWIYIGSLSLLTLIAYFFYKRQKTKKEKIIEVYKTETRLAKKIHDELANDVYLAMNKIQSNTTIESTDLLADLDKIYKQTRDISHENSPVITGEKFQEFLQQLFIDFTTDTCKIINKGLSEINVNSLTKEKQIVLYRVVQELLVNMKKHSKANLVVITFDREKDKIKVRYKDNGVGVQLIANKNGLNNMETRIKSIGGTITFDSEKQKGFQAKFQFKK; from the coding sequence ATGAAAGGATTTTGGCTAAATATTATTTTTGTTGGATTAAGTTTTGTTTCCTGTACAAAAGATCATAAACAGAATAATAATTACAAAGAGTTTGTAAAAAAAATTAAAACATCTTTTGAATTAGGTGATGAATTAAAAACTAAATTTTATTTAAAAGAATACTTAAAAACTTCACTAAAAGATAATAATATTCTATATATAGGTAAGGCATATAATAGATTGGGTTTGTATTACTATTGGTTTAACGAAATAGATTCATCTTATTATTTTTATGATAAAGCAGTACCTTTTTTTAAAAAATTAAAAGATAATAGTAGATTATCTAAAGTTTACTCTAATATGGCGATTATAGAATCTAACTTTAATGATTATACTAAAAGTAATTCTACTTCTGTAAAAGCATTAAATTCTTTAAAGGGAGTTAATAGTAAATATTTATCTAATATTTATAATAATTTAGGAATAAATTTAAGGAATCAGGGTTTATATAATGAAGCTATAGATTATTATAAAAAAGCAATTAAGTTTTCAAATAAAAAAAAGAATATCATTGAATATAAAAATAACATTGCTGTAGCTTATAAATTTCAGAAAAAATATACTAAATCAATTAAAATATATGAAGAGCTATTAAAGGATACCATAGGAATTCCATCAATAAAAGCAAGAATTATAGATAATTTAGGGTACACTAGATGGTTAAAAGATTCAACATTGAATATATTATCAAGTTTAGTTTTAGCGAAGAAAATTAGAATAAAAATCAAAGATAATAATGGATTAATAGCTTCTTATGCACATTTATCAGATTATTTTAAAAATATTAACTCCCAAAAATCTTTAGATTTTGCTTACAAGATGCTAGAGATATCAAATAAAGAGAAAAGATCTAATGACATTGTTGAAGCATATGATAAAATTATAAGTTTAGAAGTAGATTCTATAGCCTTGGCTACATCTCTTAAAAGAAATAAATTAAAAGATTTTATCTATGCAAAAAAAGATAAAGCTCAAAACAAATATGCTTTAATAAAGTACGAGAGTCAAGAGTTTGAAAAAAAAGCTATTCAAAGTGAAAAACAAAAACAACTTTGGATTTATATAGGAAGCCTATCATTGCTAACATTAATAGCCTATTTCTTCTACAAACGACAAAAAACCAAAAAAGAAAAAATAATAGAAGTATATAAAACAGAAACCCGTTTAGCGAAAAAAATCCATGATGAATTAGCTAATGACGTGTACTTAGCAATGAATAAAATACAAAGTAATACAACTATTGAGTCAACTGATTTGTTAGCGGATTTAGATAAAATATACAAGCAAACTAGAGATATTTCTCACGAGAATAGTCCAGTAATTACAGGAGAAAAATTTCAAGAGTTTTTACAACAATTATTTATTGATTTTACAACAGATACTTGTAAAATTATTAATAAAGGTTTATCTGAGATAAATGTAAATTCATTAACGAAAGAAAAGCAAATTGTGTTATATAGAGTTGTACAAGAACTTTTAGTAAATATGAAAAAGCATAGTAAAGCTAATTTAGTAGTTATAACTTTCGATAGAGAGAAAGATAAAATAAAAGTCAGATATAAAGATAATGGTGTAGGAGTACAGCTAATCGCTAATAAAAATGGATTGAATAATATGGAAACCCGTATAAAATCTATAGGAGGAACAATTACATTTGATTCAGAAAAACAAAAAGGTTTTCAAGCAAAATTCCAATTTAAAAAGTAA
- a CDS encoding T9SS type A sorting domain-containing protein: MKKITLLLSTFLTINAAFSQVTLDSEYNDDVVIMKFPNAGDKIIVIDEEDSFNSSNPQNTIIKIYNLDNSIYKTIDIGSNDEVRDISQHIVNNDDKLEFMIQQFSITNPDGSEGRPQSFYIINEDLEELFRLDEWSVSEAAIDSRAHEDTFLYQTSEGVKLVLGKHDLNSNAVQTRVYSLGGNGTLSTNKVSLRNEKSAYPNPSTEIINIPYSALNNEIVEIKIYDITGKLVEEKKMDDQFDKLSLNISNYTQGTYIYAIKNSLGVYKNKFIKK, encoded by the coding sequence ATGAAGAAAATTACACTATTACTTTCTACCTTTTTAACTATCAATGCAGCTTTTTCACAAGTTACACTTGATTCTGAGTATAATGATGATGTTGTTATTATGAAATTTCCTAATGCTGGAGATAAAATTATTGTGATAGATGAAGAAGATAGTTTTAACTCTAGCAACCCACAAAATACTATTATTAAAATATACAATTTAGACAATTCAATTTATAAAACAATTGATATTGGATCTAATGATGAAGTTAGAGATATTTCACAGCACATAGTCAATAATGATGATAAATTAGAATTTATGATTCAACAATTTTCTATAACAAATCCTGACGGTTCAGAAGGAAGACCACAAAGTTTTTACATTATAAATGAAGATTTAGAAGAATTATTCAGATTAGATGAATGGAGTGTTTCAGAAGCTGCTATAGATAGTAGAGCTCATGAAGATACATTCTTATATCAAACTTCAGAAGGAGTAAAATTAGTTTTAGGAAAACATGATTTGAATTCAAATGCGGTTCAAACTAGAGTTTATAGTTTAGGCGGAAATGGAACACTATCTACAAATAAAGTATCATTAAGAAATGAAAAGTCAGCCTATCCAAACCCAAGTACAGAAATTATTAATATTCCTTATTCAGCGTTAAATAATGAAATTGTAGAAATCAAAATTTACGATATAACAGGAAAATTAGTAGAAGAAAAAAAGATGGATGATCAGTTTGATAAATTATCTTTAAACATTTCAAATTACACACAAGGAACGTATATATATGCTATTAAAAACTCTTTAGGAGTTTATAAAAACAAGTTTATTAAAAAATAA